The stretch of DNA ATCATCCCGATGCACCGACATCCGCCATGCGAACGCCCTGCAGCTGTCGCAAACCGGCACCGGGGATGCTGCTGAAGCTGGCTGCCAAATGGAATGTTGATCTGGCAGGTTCGGTGATGATCGGCGATCGCGACAGCGACGTCGAGGCCGGCAGGGCCGCCGGATGCCATGCCTATCTTTTCGACGGTACAGACCTGGCCGCTCTGGCCCGGCAGGTCATCGACCGACATTTCGCCGACAGTCAGGCCGACAGTCAGAGAGACAACAATGCATGACGTGGCGGTTGTCGGGGGCGGCCTGACAGGGGTGATGATGGCAACGGCGCTGTCCTATGCCGGTGTCGATGTCGCGCTTGTCGACAGGGATGGCGGCCAGGCATCCGATGTTGATGAACGGACGACAACGATCAACGCCGCCGGGGCGCGGATGCTGACGGCGCTTGGTGTCTGGGACCGCTTGCCGGTGCCGCCGACCCCCATCCACCGCATTGCCGTCGCCGAGGGCGCGCCGCCGACAGGACTGGCGGCACGACGACGTGCACAGACCGACCTGTCATGGCACACCGCCGAGGCGCCGATGGCGTTTGTGGTTGGCAACATGGCGCTTCAGGCGGCGCTGCGCGACAGCATAGCTTCACGTCCGGTAACGCATACCTCCGGGGCGGCGGTGTCGGACTGGCAGATCCATCCCGATGGCGCACAGATGACCCTGACAAATGCCGACGGCACATCATCATCGCTTCGGGCGGCGCTGGTTGTGGCCTGTGACGGTGCAAGAAGCCGGCTTGCGGAAGAGGCCGGGCTGCGCTGTCGCGAGACGCGCCAGACACAGACAGCCATCGTGACCCTTCTCGAGGCCGAGCGCCATCATGACAATACGGCCTTTCAGCGGTTTTTACAGACAGGTCCGTTCGCCCTGATGCCCTTTGACGGCAACAGGCTGTCACTTGTCTGGACACTGCCAAACGCCGAAGCAGAGCGGCTGCTGGCAGGTGATGACATTGCCTTTGAAGCTGCCTGCCTTGAGGCGTTTGGCCCGGGCCTTGGCTATCTTCGCCTTGTCGCACCGCGGCTTGCCTGGCCACTTCGGCCATCCTGGCGACGCCGGATCACGGCACCGGGTCTGGTCCTGGCCGGCGATGCGGCGCATGCCATCCATCCGCTTGCCGGACAGGGATATAATCTGGCGCTTGCGGACGCGGCTGTGCTGGCGGATTTGCTGGTTGCCAATAGCCGGCGGGGGCTGCCGGCATCGCATATGTCCCTGCGCCACGCATATGAAACGGCCCGCTGGCGCGAGCGGGCGGCGATGACGACGGCAACATCAGGCCTGAACAGGCTGTTTTCCGGGGGCCCGAAAGGTCTGGCTCGTCTTGCCGGACTTGGCTTTGCGGTACTTGATCGCCTGCCGGTCAAATCGGTCTTTTCGGATATTGCGGCCGGTGGCCAGCTTGCCGAGGCGGCGCTTCTGGATGGGCGGCTTCCCGGCTGATACCGGGTTTGGTGCGGCGAGACATCCCGGTCTCAGCGACCCGCCGCCACCCGCGCATGATAGTCGGCCATCAGGCTATCCTGACGCTTGCCGTAATCCTGAAGAATATCCCAGCTGAAGATACCGGTGTCATGACCATCATCAAATGTCAGCCTGACAGCATAATTTCCCACAGGTTCGATACCGGTGATGCGGACATCCTGCTTGCCAAGCGGCGTTGTTTTCTGACCGACACCATGGCCCTGCACTTCGGCCGACGGTGATTCAACACGCAGCAATTCGGCGCTCAACGCCACAATCTCCCCGCTCTCGAACGTGACGTGAAGTGTTGTCTTGTCGGCGCTGAGCCTGATTTCAGATGGCCAGACAGCGTCACTCATCGGCTGTGCCCGCGGAATCTTCATCAAGTGAGCGCGATTCCTCAACAAGCATGATCGGCACCCCATCGCGGACAGGAAAGGCGCGACCAAGCTGGTGACTGACAAGCTCGTTGCGCACCTTGTCATATTTCAGCGGCCCATGCGTTATCGGGCACACCAGAACCTCAAGCAGCGCCGGATCAAGGCGCAGCTGTGTGCTGTCTTCAGTGTCGTGCATCATTCTGGTCCTCGTCACCATGCAGCGCCATTTCCATCATCGCAATCAGCAGATCAGCCCGGCTTCGCACGCCCTCTGCCTCGAGAAGCGCCTGTTTCTCGGCAACATCGAACGGGCATACCATGGCGAGCGTATTCAGGATCGCGCTGTCGTCCGACCGTTCGATCTGGTCCCAGTCAGCCTCGAACCCCTGTGTGTCGAAATAGCGGCGCATAACGGCAAACATATGGTCACGGTCGGCAATGCCGCCTTCGCCATTTTCGAGATCAGAAACGAACTCATCCCAGGACACGGAAGCACGGCGATAGCCGCGCTCGGTGAGATGATGATCGACAAGGCGGAACCTGCAGACACCATTCAGGGCGATCATAAACCTGCCATCGCCGGTTTCCTGGAAATAGCTGATCCTGCCGGCGCATCCGATGCCGAACAGGTTGCCGGCATCACCAACCGGTTGCACCATGCCGATCAGCCGCCCCGGCGATCCCAGCGCGTCCTCGATCATGGCAAGATAGCGTGGCTCGAAAATGTTCAGTGGCAACTGGCCTTCCGGCAGAAGCAGCGCGTTCGGAAGCGGAAAAATAGGGATGTCCGATGGCAGGTCCCGGTCGGTGTGACGATCAAAGGTCATTGTTCCATTCCTGTCTGTATGGATCCCTGCGGCGCTTCATGAAAACAGCAGGGTCGACAATTTGCGCCGTGCCGCAATGACATCGGTATTCGCCGCGCCAAGCGAGGTGAAGAACTCCAGAAGCTGCAGCCGCGCCGCATCGTCGTTCCAGCCACGCTCAATGCGGATGGATTCCAGAAGCTGATCCATGGCTTCGGCGGTCTGGCCAACCGCAAACAGCGCCAGCGCATAGTCCTGACGCGCCGCCAGATTGGTGGCGTCCGCCTCGACAGCGGCCCTGGCTGCGTCAAGATCGCCGGCCGACGAAGCGGCCTTTTCAGCCAGATCGACCGCAGCAATCGCGGTCTTCATGGCCGGATCATTCAGATAGTCGTCATTCAGCTGGTCGATGATTTCGCGGGCACCGGCAATGTCACCGGATGCTGTCAGACAGCGCACGACACCGGCAAGTGCCGGCACCGATTCCGGCGTCACGCTCATCACCTGCTGGAACTGCATCATCGCTGTTTCGTGGTCGCCTTCGGCAAGCGCCGCCTCGGCAGCTTCGAGCATCGCGGCGGCATCGGCACCGGCACCGCCCATGCCGGCAAGCTTTTCAACGAACTGCCTGACCGTTGATTCCGGCTGCGCGCCGGCAAAACCATCCACCGGCTTGCCATCGACAAAGCCATAGACGGTCGGCACCGACTGTACCCTCATCTGCTGGGCGATCTGGGCATTGTCATCGATATTCACCCGCACCATCCGGACTTTGCCACCGCTGGCACCAACGACCTTTTCCAGGACCGGGCCAAGCTGTTTGCAGGGCCCGCACCACGGGGCCCAGAACTGGACCAGCGTCGGCGTGGTGGCGGAGGCATCAATCACCTCGGCCATGAAATTGTCCATCGTGACGTCAACAGGGGCTGACGGCCCACCTGCAATCATTTGCTCCATGGCACTCTTGCTCTTTGTTATGGCGTTTATATCGACACCCTCAATCTAGGCATCACCCCGACCAAAACAAGATGCGACATGGATGTCATGGCGCCGCGCCCGGCGGGATCACCGCTAAAGCGAGATCAACTGCGGGTCATGGCCGGTGATCTGAAGGAAGCGCCGCAGACCGTCCGGCGTTACACCCAGTGTGAGATCATTCACCAGCGGATGGAAGAACAGCATTTCAGCCTCCATCAGGCTGGCATCAATCGCCAGTTTCACCCGATGGTCAGGATCGTTGATCAGGGTAAAGGGACTGACCGCCCCGGGCCGCACGCCCAGAAATTCGAACAGCCTGTCGGCGCTGCCAAACGACAGGCGATCGGCCCCGATCAGCTCTGGAAGCGCCTTCAGGTCGATATCGCGATCCTCCTGCGCGACAATCAGATGGTTCTTCTTCTTTTTGTCACGCAGATAGAGATTCTTCACATGCGCGCCATCCATCTGGCCGCGATAGGCCTTTGAATCCTCGACCGTTCGCAGCGGCGGATGTTCATGGATCGAATAGGTGATCCCGGCCTCGTCAAGCGTTGCCATCAGCGACTCAGGTGTTGTCGGCAGGCTGTCCTTGAAGGCAGAAGAGGCATCCATAATGGTGGTCCTTGTCGTTTGGGTACAGATGGTCGCGGTTTAACTGTCACGCTCTGACAGTTAGAGCGCCTCCGGATTTTGTCAAGAAAGCACCCTTTCGCCATGCCACCCTTTCGCCATGCCAGACGATGACGCGGGCGGTGTGTAACAAAATGCAACGATTGACCGGCAGGATGCGACACTTCTAAACCTTTGTCGAATTTGACCTATAAGCAGGTAGATATGACACGCATCGGAGTCATTGGATGTGGCATGTGGGGCCGGAACCTGGCCCGCAATCTGGCACAGCTTGGCGTTCTCGGTGCTGTCGCCGATCTGGTCCCGTCGCATGCCGAGAGATTTGCCGCCGA from Alphaproteobacteria bacterium LSUCC0719 encodes:
- a CDS encoding FAD-dependent monooxygenase — its product is MHDVAVVGGGLTGVMMATALSYAGVDVALVDRDGGQASDVDERTTTINAAGARMLTALGVWDRLPVPPTPIHRIAVAEGAPPTGLAARRRAQTDLSWHTAEAPMAFVVGNMALQAALRDSIASRPVTHTSGAAVSDWQIHPDGAQMTLTNADGTSSSLRAALVVACDGARSRLAEEAGLRCRETRQTQTAIVTLLEAERHHDNTAFQRFLQTGPFALMPFDGNRLSLVWTLPNAEAERLLAGDDIAFEAACLEAFGPGLGYLRLVAPRLAWPLRPSWRRRITAPGLVLAGDAAHAIHPLAGQGYNLALADAAVLADLLVANSRRGLPASHMSLRHAYETARWRERAAMTTATSGLNRLFSGGPKGLARLAGLGFAVLDRLPVKSVFSDIAAGGQLAEAALLDGRLPG
- a CDS encoding LON peptidase substrate-binding domain-containing protein yields the protein MTFDRHTDRDLPSDIPIFPLPNALLLPEGQLPLNIFEPRYLAMIEDALGSPGRLIGMVQPVGDAGNLFGIGCAGRISYFQETGDGRFMIALNGVCRFRLVDHHLTERGYRRASVSWDEFVSDLENGEGGIADRDHMFAVMRRYFDTQGFEADWDQIERSDDSAILNTLAMVCPFDVAEKQALLEAEGVRSRADLLIAMMEMALHGDEDQNDARH
- a CDS encoding gamma-butyrobetaine hydroxylase-like domain-containing protein, which gives rise to MSDAVWPSEIRLSADKTTLHVTFESGEIVALSAELLRVESPSAEVQGHGVGQKTTPLGKQDVRITGIEPVGNYAVRLTFDDGHDTGIFSWDILQDYGKRQDSLMADYHARVAAGR
- a CDS encoding tetratricopeptide repeat protein, producing the protein MEQMIAGGPSAPVDVTMDNFMAEVIDASATTPTLVQFWAPWCGPCKQLGPVLEKVVGASGGKVRMVRVNIDDNAQIAQQMRVQSVPTVYGFVDGKPVDGFAGAQPESTVRQFVEKLAGMGGAGADAAAMLEAAEAALAEGDHETAMMQFQQVMSVTPESVPALAGVVRCLTASGDIAGAREIIDQLNDDYLNDPAMKTAIAAVDLAEKAASSAGDLDAARAAVEADATNLAARQDYALALFAVGQTAEAMDQLLESIRIERGWNDDAARLQLLEFFTSLGAANTDVIAARRKLSTLLFS
- a CDS encoding prolyl-tRNA synthetase associated domain-containing protein, coding for MDASSAFKDSLPTTPESLMATLDEAGITYSIHEHPPLRTVEDSKAYRGQMDGAHVKNLYLRDKKKKNHLIVAQEDRDIDLKALPELIGADRLSFGSADRLFEFLGVRPGAVSPFTLINDPDHRVKLAIDASLMEAEMLFFHPLVNDLTLGVTPDGLRRFLQITGHDPQLISL
- a CDS encoding Trm112 family protein, which codes for MHDTEDSTQLRLDPALLEVLVCPITHGPLKYDKVRNELVSHQLGRAFPVRDGVPIMLVEESRSLDEDSAGTADE